From a single Pseudomonas serboccidentalis genomic region:
- a CDS encoding sulfite exporter TauE/SafE family protein, translating into MIVVLLLGLTVGVILALTGAGGGILAVPLLVFGVGLSMAEAGPIGLLAVGLAATLGAVMGLKNGTVRYKAALLIAGAGIVCSPLGLWLAQRTPNRPLTIMFAFVLMYVAFRVYQRSLPPSTESKPPVTSKPPPCLLDVNRGKLNWTRPCAWALAVSGVVAGGLSGLLGVGGGFVMVPALQRYTNLTAQSVLATSLAVIALVSISGVAASSAAGHLQWAVAIPFSTGALVGMLGGRLIAARLAGPHLQRGFAAVSMVVAVALLVKAV; encoded by the coding sequence ATGATCGTTGTCTTACTGCTCGGGCTTACTGTCGGGGTCATCCTGGCTCTGACCGGTGCCGGAGGAGGAATACTGGCTGTTCCTTTACTGGTATTCGGCGTGGGGTTGAGCATGGCCGAGGCAGGGCCAATCGGTTTACTGGCTGTCGGTCTGGCCGCGACCCTGGGTGCCGTAATGGGGCTCAAAAACGGCACCGTCCGTTATAAAGCCGCGCTTCTGATTGCAGGAGCGGGGATCGTGTGTTCCCCCCTTGGCCTTTGGCTGGCACAGCGCACCCCTAACCGTCCGTTGACGATCATGTTTGCCTTCGTGCTGATGTACGTTGCATTTCGGGTATATCAACGGTCGCTCCCGCCCTCCACGGAGTCAAAGCCCCCCGTCACATCCAAACCGCCGCCTTGTCTATTGGACGTGAACCGGGGAAAGCTTAACTGGACGCGTCCGTGTGCGTGGGCACTCGCCGTCTCTGGCGTTGTCGCGGGCGGGCTTTCGGGCTTGCTCGGTGTGGGCGGTGGCTTTGTGATGGTGCCGGCGCTGCAGCGATACACCAATTTGACAGCGCAGTCAGTGCTTGCGACGTCACTTGCCGTTATTGCGCTGGTTTCAATTTCCGGCGTTGCGGCAAGCTCCGCAGCCGGGCACTTGCAGTGGGCAGTCGCCATTCCGTTTTCCACTGGCGCACTGGTCGGAATGCTCGGTGGGCGTCTGATTGCGGCCCGGCTGGCGGGGCCACACTTACAAAGAGGCTTCGCCGCGGTTTCCATGGTGGTGGCGGTGGCCTTGCTGGTGAAAGCCGTTTAG
- the arsA gene encoding arsenical pump-driving ATPase translates to MQSTLKLLAQPTQYMFFTGKGGVGKTSVSTAVSIALADSGKKVLLVSTDAASNLDEMLNVELSNQPVAVPNVPGMFVLNIDPGTAAIDYRARVVEQMGPQASDQDIALVREQLSGACTTEIATFDEFSHLLSQGGAAYDHVVFDTAPTGHTLRLLSLPKAWSGFLEGNDRGASCLGPHSGLKMQEQLFNQALAALNNPALTTVVLVARPDKGALGEAARSSDELRELGLENQRLVVNAVFKRSDLNDPIAAAIEAIGQQALDEMPTSLRQLSTDYISLKAIDSVGLPALRGLLSPELERPTTTAPQARSPLEHHTLSELVAELATDERGLIMVMGKGGVGKTTIAAAIALGLVQHGKSVHLSTTDPAAHLTMTLNADVQGLSVGRIDPKVETQKYVDKIVASRASALTEDEIALLIEDLRSPCTEEVAVFHAFSRVVSQARTSFVVLDTAPTGHSLLLMDATGAYHRQMLREFKGQASDHIVTPLMRLQDADYTKIILVTLPEATPVSQAAALQDDLRRASIEPFAWVVNKSLLATDTTDPLLRARLDSEQKQMNRVAEQTSHAVILVPWAAEPPVGVAALKHLLD, encoded by the coding sequence ATGCAGTCCACCCTCAAACTGCTCGCTCAGCCCACCCAATATATGTTCTTCACTGGCAAGGGCGGGGTTGGCAAAACGTCGGTTTCCACAGCGGTATCAATCGCCTTGGCTGATTCAGGCAAGAAGGTGCTGCTGGTTAGCACAGACGCGGCCTCGAACCTTGATGAGATGCTCAATGTCGAGCTGAGTAATCAGCCTGTCGCGGTGCCGAATGTGCCTGGAATGTTCGTGCTCAACATCGACCCCGGGACCGCTGCCATCGACTACCGGGCCCGGGTGGTCGAGCAAATGGGCCCCCAGGCCAGCGATCAAGATATTGCGCTGGTGCGTGAGCAACTCTCGGGAGCATGCACGACCGAAATCGCAACTTTTGATGAGTTCTCCCACCTCCTGTCACAGGGCGGCGCGGCCTATGATCATGTTGTGTTCGATACCGCCCCCACGGGGCACACGCTCAGGCTGTTGAGCCTGCCCAAAGCGTGGAGCGGATTTCTGGAAGGCAATGATCGCGGTGCGTCATGCCTGGGGCCGCACTCGGGGTTGAAAATGCAGGAGCAACTGTTCAATCAGGCATTGGCGGCGCTCAACAATCCAGCCCTGACCACCGTCGTGCTAGTGGCTCGACCGGACAAAGGCGCACTGGGCGAGGCCGCGCGTTCCTCCGATGAACTCCGTGAGCTGGGTCTGGAAAATCAGCGTTTAGTGGTGAACGCTGTGTTCAAACGCAGCGACTTGAATGACCCGATCGCAGCCGCCATCGAAGCGATCGGCCAGCAAGCGCTCGACGAGATGCCCACGTCGCTGCGCCAGCTTTCAACTGACTACATTTCGCTCAAGGCCATAGATTCCGTTGGCTTGCCCGCGCTCCGCGGTCTGCTTTCCCCGGAACTTGAGAGGCCAACAACGACTGCACCACAAGCACGCTCACCCTTGGAACATCACACGCTCTCGGAACTGGTTGCCGAGCTTGCGACTGACGAACGCGGGTTGATCATGGTCATGGGCAAAGGGGGAGTAGGCAAAACCACCATTGCCGCCGCCATCGCACTTGGCCTGGTGCAGCACGGCAAGTCCGTGCATTTGAGCACGACGGACCCTGCGGCGCATCTGACGATGACCCTCAACGCCGATGTTCAAGGGCTCAGCGTCGGCCGCATCGACCCGAAGGTCGAAACCCAAAAATACGTCGACAAGATCGTGGCTTCCCGCGCTTCGGCCCTGACTGAAGATGAAATAGCCTTGCTTATCGAGGATCTGCGCTCGCCCTGTACCGAAGAGGTCGCTGTGTTCCACGCTTTCTCCCGCGTGGTTTCTCAAGCCAGAACCTCGTTCGTGGTGCTGGACACCGCTCCCACAGGGCATTCGCTGCTATTGATGGATGCCACAGGCGCCTATCACCGTCAGATGCTTCGAGAATTCAAAGGCCAAGCCTCGGACCATATCGTCACGCCATTGATGCGCCTGCAAGATGCGGACTACACCAAAATCATTCTCGTGACGCTGCCCGAAGCCACACCCGTGTCTCAGGCCGCAGCGCTGCAGGATGACTTGCGCAGAGCCAGCATCGAACCGTTTGCCTGGGTGGTCAATAAGTCGCTATTGGCCACAGACACCACCGATCCGCTGCTGCGAGCGCGTCTGGATAGTGAGCAAAAACAGATGAATCGAGTCGCGGAGCAAACCAGCCATGCTGTCATTTTGGTGCCCTGGGCCGCGGAGCCGCCTGTTGGCGTCGCTGCGCTAAAGCACCTGCTGGATTGA
- a CDS encoding DUF6691 family protein: MTRLTAFIAGLLFGLGLLLAGMANPSKVLAFLDLTGAWDPSLALVMVGAIGLAFGPLTWARQQSSSVLGRPMQLPIKRELDPRLIGGSLLFGIGWGIAGICPGPAVAILLTGHWQVIVFILAMLAGMLLFTALETRRSH; this comes from the coding sequence ATGACCAGACTGACCGCGTTCATTGCTGGCCTGCTGTTCGGCCTGGGCTTGCTTCTGGCCGGCATGGCCAACCCGAGCAAAGTACTCGCTTTCCTGGATCTAACCGGTGCCTGGGACCCTTCCTTGGCGCTGGTCATGGTCGGCGCAATTGGCTTGGCCTTTGGCCCGCTAACCTGGGCGCGACAACAATCCAGTTCGGTGCTGGGAAGGCCAATGCAGCTACCGATCAAGCGTGAGTTGGACCCGCGATTGATTGGCGGGAGCCTGTTGTTCGGCATCGGTTGGGGCATCGCCGGCATCTGTCCGGGCCCCGCAGTGGCAATTTTGCTGACAGGACACTGGCAAGTGATCGTATTCATATTGGCCATGCTGGCCGGCATGTTGTTGTTTACTGCGCTGGAGACCCGGCGCAGCCATTGA
- a CDS encoding YeeE/YedE family protein encodes MNVDWLNFTPWSSLAGGALIGLAASLFVVANGRIAGISGLIGSVLQRGSEGRNEKALFLLGLLIAPLLWGVFGTLPHIEFKSGWFGLIVAGVLVGIGTRYGSGCTSGHGVCGISRLSPRSMVATVCFMFSGFVTVFVLRHLMGG; translated from the coding sequence ATGAATGTCGACTGGCTCAACTTCACTCCCTGGTCCTCCCTTGCCGGTGGCGCTTTGATAGGCCTGGCGGCCAGTCTGTTCGTGGTCGCCAATGGACGTATCGCAGGCATCAGTGGCCTCATCGGCAGTGTTTTACAGCGCGGGAGCGAGGGGAGAAATGAGAAGGCACTTTTTCTCCTGGGCCTGCTTATCGCGCCGCTTCTGTGGGGAGTGTTCGGCACGCTGCCACACATTGAGTTCAAAAGTGGCTGGTTCGGACTGATCGTCGCCGGTGTATTGGTGGGCATCGGCACACGATACGGATCAGGTTGCACCAGTGGTCATGGCGTCTGCGGCATATCGCGCCTTTCGCCGCGATCGATGGTCGCCACTGTGTGTTTCATGTTCAGTGGTTTCGTCACGGTGTTTGTCTTGCGTCATCTGATGGGGGGGTGA
- a CDS encoding YgaP family membrane protein yields the protein MKANIGTIDRSLRIITGLLLIGLSLSGVIGVWGWIGLVPLATGIFRFCPVYTVLGIKTCNRC from the coding sequence ATGAAAGCGAACATTGGAACCATTGACCGTAGCCTGCGCATTATCACCGGTCTGCTTCTCATTGGCCTCAGTCTGTCCGGTGTGATCGGCGTGTGGGGTTGGATAGGTTTAGTGCCGCTGGCCACTGGCATCTTCCGTTTCTGCCCCGTCTATACAGTGCTAGGGATCAAAACCTGTAACCGTTGCTGA
- a CDS encoding sterol desaturase family protein encodes MNTIMLVNNPSVIVAGIFLAFILLELACSSLRQPSSGKRDVLIEVIGSGILVAITFPSVMWLSGKIMSLAVPEMKGALATIPWVAGFVLFLVLDDMTQYWWHRLTHRVPALYALHRAHHSAPYMSVRIVYRNNSFYYMLMPSIWLSGILIYLGLAHIYYVYLILKMIVIFAAHSSVAWDDKLYGIRVLRPVVWVLERTISTPSTHSAHHGLTAEDGVTHYKGNFGNLLFFWDILFGTAKITRRRPPLYGIEHLSPISWKEELFWPIVRSRRVAPKAHNAKQKVAQ; translated from the coding sequence ATGAATACAATAATGCTCGTCAACAATCCTTCCGTCATAGTGGCCGGGATATTCCTTGCCTTCATCTTGCTGGAACTCGCGTGTTCTTCGCTCCGACAGCCGTCGAGCGGGAAGCGCGATGTACTGATCGAAGTCATAGGCTCCGGGATCCTGGTTGCAATCACGTTCCCCAGTGTCATGTGGCTCAGTGGAAAAATCATGAGCCTGGCTGTTCCGGAAATGAAAGGCGCCCTGGCCACCATTCCCTGGGTCGCAGGGTTCGTGTTGTTTCTAGTACTGGATGACATGACTCAATACTGGTGGCATCGACTGACACATCGGGTCCCGGCACTTTATGCGCTGCACCGCGCTCACCACTCCGCGCCCTACATGAGTGTCCGCATCGTTTATCGAAACAACAGCTTCTACTACATGCTGATGCCCAGCATCTGGCTGTCCGGCATACTGATCTATCTAGGGCTTGCGCATATTTACTATGTTTATCTGATCCTGAAGATGATCGTCATCTTCGCAGCGCACAGCAGCGTTGCGTGGGATGACAAACTGTATGGCATCCGTGTGTTGCGTCCTGTTGTCTGGGTTCTGGAGCGAACGATCTCCACCCCCTCCACTCATTCAGCCCATCACGGCTTGACTGCCGAGGATGGTGTCACGCATTACAAGGGCAACTTCGGCAACCTGTTGTTCTTCTGGGACATCCTGTTCGGAACGGCCAAAATTACCCGCCGGCGCCCGCCCTTATACGGTATCGAACACTTGTCGCCGATCAGCTGGAAAGAAGAGTTGTTCTGGCCCATCGTGCGTTCACGCCGCGTCGCCCCCAAAGCACACAACGCTAAACAGAAGGTGGCGCAATGA
- a CDS encoding NADPH-dependent FMN reductase, producing MSRHIVLLSGSNRANSQSLKVAKYLRDRLELLGLCDSGELLNLASSRLPLWPEEDIDGIWSVQQSILKKATALIVISPEWNGMACPALKNFFLYAGLGELGHKPALLVGVSAGLGGAYPMTELRASSYKNSRILYLPEQLIIRNVESMLNGEIPSDENDIRIRTRTDWALHLLCQYDNALRTIRPSIKHPPEFSTGM from the coding sequence ATGAGCCGTCATATCGTTCTGCTGTCTGGATCGAATAGAGCAAACAGCCAATCACTCAAAGTCGCTAAATATTTGCGCGACCGATTAGAGCTACTTGGTCTTTGTGATTCAGGCGAACTGCTGAACCTGGCTTCTAGTCGGCTACCGCTGTGGCCAGAAGAAGACATTGATGGAATCTGGAGTGTCCAGCAATCCATCCTCAAAAAAGCAACCGCACTGATCGTGATCAGCCCGGAGTGGAATGGCATGGCTTGCCCGGCGCTGAAAAATTTCTTTTTATACGCGGGACTCGGCGAACTTGGACACAAGCCAGCGCTCCTGGTGGGGGTTTCGGCTGGGCTCGGGGGAGCCTATCCAATGACTGAATTGCGTGCTTCGAGCTACAAAAACAGCCGGATCCTGTATTTGCCTGAACAACTCATCATAAGAAATGTTGAATCGATGTTGAATGGCGAAATTCCCTCAGACGAAAATGATATTCGCATCCGCACACGTACCGACTGGGCTTTGCATTTACTTTGTCAGTACGATAATGCCTTGCGCACGATACGACCTTCAATCAAACACCCACCTGAGTTTTCTACGGGGATGTAA
- a CDS encoding sensor domain-containing diguanylate cyclase: MMSTRQNALKASDVALCGLVCLAGVAVTFLVLILFVRSEQRTVNVAFQLEVDERFSRLQRRFNTQVLKLDVVRRFFINADDVTEKEFLGFVTPLVGEDEAYSWVSRILEKDLQAFRAKALRNGTSDFSYHEINPDTGERVPLTRRPEHWILLYLLKRDDVKIIPGMDVLARPGRQALMSKARETRQIVVSQPLKMTNGQSGIFFVAPVFQELSGVPLSDDNLQGFVVSTVRLASLMEQGIPLPSLQRLNVTLSLIDTQHQGENIYQSSAPAAPSALYAQRLLKVADQNYLIRFRPSSTFLVANSYTLSISLIIVFGSGLTLLLTLMVYLLITQRARALSLVDERTQDLRLLNITDHLTGVYNRRYFEELMERLLIEANVQYRPLSLIMFDVDHFKQINDRWGHQCGDNVLKSLCARIRSATRKTDLLCRTGGEEFALICPDTELNNTRLLAEKLRALISTLPFDEVGQVTCSFGVATWIPSESFDAFIRRADSAMYRAKASGRDQVQLADMEQIG, encoded by the coding sequence ATGATGTCTACTCGTCAGAACGCACTCAAAGCATCAGACGTGGCCCTTTGCGGTCTGGTGTGCCTGGCTGGGGTGGCCGTCACGTTCTTGGTGCTGATCCTGTTCGTAAGGTCGGAGCAACGTACCGTTAACGTTGCGTTCCAACTGGAGGTCGACGAAAGATTCAGTCGCCTGCAACGACGCTTCAATACCCAGGTCTTGAAACTGGACGTTGTGAGGCGTTTCTTTATCAACGCTGACGATGTCACTGAAAAAGAGTTTCTGGGATTCGTTACGCCTCTGGTTGGAGAGGACGAAGCCTATAGCTGGGTATCAAGGATTCTCGAGAAGGATCTCCAAGCGTTCCGCGCCAAGGCGCTTCGCAACGGCACCAGCGATTTTTCATACCATGAAATCAATCCCGACACTGGCGAAAGAGTCCCCCTCACCCGCCGGCCCGAACACTGGATATTGCTCTACTTATTGAAGCGCGATGACGTAAAGATCATACCCGGCATGGATGTTCTGGCTCGCCCGGGTCGCCAGGCCTTGATGAGCAAGGCACGAGAAACACGTCAGATCGTTGTGTCGCAACCATTGAAAATGACCAATGGGCAGTCGGGAATTTTCTTTGTCGCACCTGTATTCCAGGAGCTCTCTGGGGTTCCATTGAGCGATGATAATTTGCAGGGGTTCGTTGTCTCCACCGTACGCCTGGCTTCTTTGATGGAACAAGGCATTCCATTGCCAAGTCTGCAACGACTGAACGTGACGCTTTCATTGATCGACACGCAGCATCAAGGGGAAAACATTTATCAGAGTTCGGCCCCTGCTGCCCCTTCAGCGCTGTACGCGCAGCGGCTGCTGAAAGTAGCCGACCAAAATTACTTGATCCGGTTCAGACCCAGCTCAACCTTTCTGGTCGCCAACAGCTACACACTGTCCATCAGCCTGATTATCGTATTCGGATCAGGATTGACGCTGCTGCTGACCCTGATGGTGTACTTGCTGATTACGCAGCGCGCCCGCGCGCTCTCGCTGGTTGATGAACGCACGCAAGACTTGCGCTTGTTGAACATTACCGATCACCTGACCGGAGTCTATAACCGCCGATACTTCGAAGAGTTGATGGAACGCCTGCTCATCGAGGCTAACGTGCAATACCGCCCTCTGTCGCTGATCATGTTTGACGTCGATCACTTCAAACAGATCAACGACCGCTGGGGCCATCAGTGCGGCGATAACGTTCTGAAGTCGTTGTGCGCACGGATACGTTCGGCAACACGCAAAACCGATCTACTGTGCAGAACCGGCGGAGAAGAGTTTGCATTGATCTGCCCCGATACCGAACTGAATAACACAAGACTGCTGGCCGAAAAGCTTCGAGCTCTGATAAGCACCCTGCCATTCGATGAAGTTGGGCAGGTGACTTGTAGCTTCGGCGTTGCGACGTGGATTCCATCAGAATCGTTTGACGCCTTCATTCGACGTGCCGATTCCGCGATGTACCGTGCAAAAGCAAGTGGTAGAGATCAAGTCCAACTTGCCGATATGGAGCAGATCGGCTAG
- a CDS encoding TonB-dependent siderophore receptor has protein sequence MRRTLLSICVLQALSPASWAEQTGGSPSTLELDATDVIGTANYERADGPVQGYRATRSASATRTDTSIHETPQSISVVSKDAVEDLGATRLQDALDYAGGVGRANNFGGQGLTTFTVRGFTTGEFYRNGFPINRGYPNMPDANTIERLEVLRGPATMLYGRGDPGGTFNVVSKQPLPERTVTLGSQLNDQGMKRGTLDASGPLDEEGRLAYRLNVVGEGGDTFRDHVETERYGIAPVLTWQATDATKLIFEGDFMRNNAPLDRGVTRYAKQTGTASRDSFFGEKDAGKLHNDNNMAQLRFEHMLNDDWTLGGGFQWLDGSLKGNAIEANGIAADGRTLGRNFNYRKLEWTDKDTQLNLTGHFDTAGLQHTLLTGIEYEDYDYKSIIQRSSGAVGAYPIDIFDPVYGQPRPALTRTPTHDKENLKTYAAFVQDQVALTDKLKVLAGARFERFEHDYDTYVPGAKSWQASDNAVTPRIGVTYDLTETLAVYADTARSFKPNTGASRQGGGFAPEKGKSYEMGIKWEALDQQLSVDAAVYQIEKRNVLTTDPVDSTFSVAAGEVRSRGFDVNVAGNLTPEWRVIGGYAYVDAEVTKDNVLRSGTRLLNIPKNSFSLLNMYEFQDGTLKGLGLGTGLKYVDERAGQTANTAFSMGSYTVVDLLSFYKINDKVRLNLDVKNLFDRDYEEGAFGNVYAYPGAPRTVQVGVSYTL, from the coding sequence ATGCGTCGAACCCTGCTTTCCATTTGTGTGCTGCAAGCATTGTCGCCTGCCTCATGGGCTGAACAAACGGGGGGATCACCCTCAACCCTCGAGTTGGACGCCACCGATGTTATCGGTACTGCGAATTACGAAAGGGCGGACGGCCCGGTCCAGGGTTATCGGGCGACGCGCTCGGCCAGCGCCACACGCACCGATACGTCGATCCACGAAACCCCGCAATCGATCAGTGTGGTCTCGAAGGATGCAGTCGAGGATCTGGGCGCCACCCGTTTGCAGGACGCGCTGGACTACGCCGGGGGCGTGGGGCGGGCGAACAATTTTGGTGGCCAGGGCCTGACCACGTTTACCGTTCGCGGCTTCACCACTGGCGAGTTTTATCGCAACGGTTTTCCGATCAACCGCGGCTATCCGAACATGCCGGATGCCAACACGATTGAGCGCCTCGAAGTGCTGCGCGGCCCGGCCACCATGCTCTATGGTCGGGGTGATCCTGGCGGTACCTTCAACGTGGTTTCCAAACAGCCGTTGCCCGAGCGCACCGTCACCTTGGGCAGCCAACTCAATGATCAGGGCATGAAGCGTGGCACCCTGGACGCTTCCGGTCCGCTCGACGAAGAAGGGCGCCTGGCCTATCGACTGAACGTGGTGGGCGAGGGTGGCGACACCTTCCGCGATCACGTCGAAACCGAGCGCTACGGCATCGCGCCGGTGCTCACCTGGCAGGCAACCGACGCGACCAAGCTGATTTTCGAAGGCGATTTCATGCGTAACAACGCGCCTCTGGATCGAGGCGTGACACGTTATGCGAAGCAGACAGGTACCGCCTCGCGCGACAGTTTTTTCGGCGAGAAAGACGCGGGCAAACTGCATAACGACAACAACATGGCGCAACTGCGTTTCGAGCACATGCTCAACGACGACTGGACGCTGGGGGGCGGCTTCCAGTGGCTTGATGGTTCGCTCAAGGGCAACGCAATCGAGGCCAACGGTATTGCCGCTGACGGCCGCACCCTGGGGCGCAACTTCAACTATCGCAAGCTGGAGTGGACCGACAAGGATACCCAGCTCAATCTGACCGGCCATTTCGATACCGCTGGTTTACAGCACACGTTGCTCACCGGCATCGAGTATGAGGATTACGACTACAAGTCGATCATTCAACGCTCCAGCGGTGCTGTCGGCGCGTACCCGATCGACATCTTCGATCCGGTGTACGGCCAGCCGCGCCCGGCACTCACCCGCACGCCGACTCATGACAAGGAAAACCTCAAGACTTATGCCGCGTTCGTGCAGGATCAGGTGGCACTGACCGACAAACTGAAGGTGCTGGCCGGGGCGCGTTTCGAACGCTTCGAACATGATTACGACACCTATGTGCCCGGCGCCAAGAGCTGGCAGGCGAGTGACAACGCGGTGACCCCGCGCATCGGCGTGACCTACGACCTGACCGAGACATTGGCGGTCTATGCCGACACCGCGCGCTCCTTCAAGCCGAACACCGGGGCAAGTCGCCAGGGTGGTGGATTTGCGCCGGAGAAGGGCAAGTCTTACGAAATGGGTATCAAGTGGGAAGCACTGGATCAGCAGTTGAGTGTTGATGCGGCGGTCTATCAGATCGAAAAGCGTAACGTGTTGACCACCGACCCTGTTGATTCGACCTTCAGCGTTGCGGCCGGTGAGGTACGCAGCCGTGGTTTCGACGTCAACGTTGCCGGCAACCTCACGCCCGAATGGCGCGTGATTGGCGGCTACGCCTATGTCGATGCCGAAGTGACCAAGGACAACGTGCTGCGCTCTGGCACGCGGCTACTGAACATCCCGAAAAACAGCTTCAGCCTGCTGAATATGTATGAGTTCCAGGACGGCACCCTCAAGGGATTGGGTCTGGGCACTGGCCTCAAGTACGTCGACGAGCGCGCCGGACAAACCGCCAACACCGCGTTCTCGATGGGCAGCTACACCGTTGTCGACTTGCTCAGCTTTTACAAGATCAATGACAAGGTGCGGCTCAACCTTGACGTGAAAAACCTGTTTGATCGTGATTATGAAGAAGGTGCATTCGGCAACGTTTACGCCTACCCGGGGGCGCCGCGAACCGTGCAAGTGGGTGTTTCCTACACCTTGTAA
- a CDS encoding AraC family transcriptional regulator, giving the protein MRETDKIEREQANRFPQRFHRGKLGQVLERFLDSQALRENSDYSLIELDQLWREAARIDPAIGLKLFTLFTPQDWHVLAYLCLYSPDVLSSMKLWARYARLASDTDTVRLLNDENGVGIELCVDAPSELARYVIEHYGAMSIAQMRRGTGQMVQPVLARFTHSRPSYYKQYTQWFGSHVEFDCPINCFYFDARSLSLPMQTHHHGMLELLTQELDRRIAAHRNFSGWSAKVAEGARRSLARGETPNLAPLAKALHQTPRTLRRRLEEEGTTFRQLLDQIRAELELHLELQGESLTEIAAQLGYSDLTAYLHARSRWRDRK; this is encoded by the coding sequence ATGCGCGAAACGGACAAAATTGAGCGAGAACAGGCCAATCGTTTCCCCCAGCGCTTTCACCGCGGCAAATTGGGCCAGGTGCTGGAGCGTTTCCTGGATAGCCAGGCCTTGAGAGAAAACAGCGATTACAGCCTGATCGAGCTGGATCAGCTTTGGCGCGAGGCGGCGCGCATCGATCCGGCGATCGGCTTGAAACTGTTCACGCTATTCACGCCTCAGGACTGGCACGTTCTGGCCTATCTGTGCTTGTACAGCCCCGACGTTTTATCCTCCATGAAGCTTTGGGCCCGCTACGCGCGGCTTGCGTCAGACACGGACACGGTGCGACTGCTCAATGATGAAAACGGCGTCGGCATCGAGCTGTGCGTCGATGCACCCAGTGAGCTGGCGCGCTATGTCATTGAGCACTACGGCGCAATGTCCATCGCACAGATGCGGCGGGGAACAGGGCAGATGGTGCAGCCGGTCCTGGCAAGATTTACCCACTCACGTCCGTCGTATTACAAGCAATACACCCAATGGTTTGGGAGCCATGTCGAGTTTGACTGCCCGATTAACTGCTTCTATTTCGATGCTCGGAGCTTGAGCCTGCCGATGCAGACTCATCATCACGGGATGCTTGAGTTATTGACCCAGGAACTGGATCGACGGATCGCCGCGCATAGGAATTTCAGCGGTTGGTCAGCCAAGGTCGCTGAAGGCGCGCGACGCTCTCTAGCGAGAGGTGAAACGCCCAATCTGGCCCCTCTGGCGAAGGCGCTGCACCAGACGCCAAGGACCTTACGCAGACGACTGGAAGAGGAAGGTACAACCTTCAGACAATTGCTCGATCAGATTCGCGCAGAATTGGAACTGCATCTTGAATTACAAGGAGAGTCGTTAACGGAGATTGCTGCTCAACTAGGCTACAGCGATTTGACGGCGTATCTCCACGCCCGAAGTCGATGGCGTGACAGGAAGTAA